In a single window of the Acyrthosiphon pisum isolate AL4f chromosome X, pea_aphid_22Mar2018_4r6ur, whole genome shotgun sequence genome:
- the LOC103307698 gene encoding putative gustatory receptor 28b, translated as MNNGAWRLFWKRLILVVAAAALMTSCVFNFVTAPLIMCLMDGGCEEVSVTSLRGMYARTIAVACFASASALLCKYGTTMSIYKQTMEAHDVYSPTTEAERRDRALFCVLYVTLCMSVTLPINALRLSLLYRNRSDPIVLVFFVFMYLENVVMCLGETCFVTWCRTLSNKFLVINRDLQLLGEEMATVNDTAAGKSITTALIATTVTTAAAGRRVTYGGDFYGGPREQSIANAVEVIRIRHQLIRDALSVLVDLFGLPVGLSLLTLGVMTLFDIYYQVSDIMGADSRLMIFIYIWLLQYTIRFSTIVLTAHYTTKQALKSKIFITDINNRYLDSNTKEELQIFLNQLSNCSIEITAYDFITLNTHLITSAIVAGTTYLVILLQFDSNDD; from the exons ATGAATAACGGCGCTTGGAGGTTGTTCTGGAAACGGCTCATCTTGGTGGTTGCGGCTGCCGCTCTGATGACGAGTTGCGTGTTCAACTTCGTCACGGCGCCGCTGATCATGTGCCTGATGGACGGCGGGTGCGAGGAGGTGTCGGTCACCTCGTTGCGGGGAATGTACGCCCGGACGATAGCCGTAGCGTGTTTCGCGTCGGCGTCCGCGTTGCTGTGCAAGTACGGTACGACGATGTCCATCTACAAGCAGACGATGGAGGCGCACGACGTGTACTCACCGACGACGGAGGCCGAGCGCCGGGACCGCGCGCTGTTCTGCGTCCTCTACGTCACGCTGTGCATGTCCGTCACGCTGCCCATCAACGCGCTGAGACTGTCGCTGCTGTACCGCAACCGGTCAGACCCGATCGTGTTGGTGTTCTTCGTATTTATGTACCTGGAGAACGTGGTCATGTGTCTGGGCGAGACGTGCTTCGTGACGTGGTGCCGCACGCTGAGCAACAAGTTTCTCGTGATCAACCGGGACCTGCAGCTGCTTGGCGAGGAGATGGCCACGGTCAACGATACGGCGGCGGGTAAATCGATAACCACCGCTTTGATCGCGACGACGGTCACCACCGCCGCTGCCGGACGACGGGTTACCTACGGAGGAGATTTCTACGGTGGTCCCCGCGAACAGTCGATCGCCAACGCCGTGGAGGTGATACGAATCCGGCACCAGCTGATCCGGGACGCCTTGTCCGTGCTCGTCGACCTGTTTGGCCTCCCGGTGGGCCTGTCGCTGCTCACGTTGGGCGTGATGACGCTGTTCGACATCTATTACCAGGTGTCCGACATCATGGGAGCTGACTCGAGGCTGATGATTTTCATTTATATCTGGTTGTTGCAGTATACCATCAGATTTTCCACAATCGTTTTGACGGCGCACTACACAACCAAACAG GCactcaaatcaaaaatatttattacggaTATAAACAATCGTTATTTAGACAGTAATACAAAAGAAGAG ttacagATATTCCTTAATCAACTTTCAAATTGTTCGATTGAAATTACTGCTTACGATTTCATTACTTTAAACACTCATCTGATAACGTCT gcGATTGTAGCTGGAACAACATAcctcgtaatattattacagtttgaTTCAAATGatgattaa